The proteins below are encoded in one region of Roseovarius bejariae:
- a CDS encoding cytochrome b/b6 domain-containing protein, which produces MAERFVKVYPRFERFWHWAQMVLIMVLLFTGLALNGLHSFIPFGPATMLHIIAALALIVLWVFAIFWHLTTGTWKHYVPTRDGLFRVAKFYIWDIFKGDPHPYRKAYWRKHNPLQAVTYLALKVLLFPAVWITGLMALGWNLWEDTPNAPMLGALVSDIHLLAAYTIAAFVIAHVYLLTVGHSFREHVKPMITGFDKIDLTPEEEAYLEADEPDRLKP; this is translated from the coding sequence ATGGCTGAGCGTTTCGTCAAGGTCTACCCCCGGTTCGAGCGCTTCTGGCACTGGGCGCAAATGGTCCTGATCATGGTGCTGCTGTTCACCGGGCTGGCGCTCAACGGGTTGCACAGCTTCATCCCCTTTGGGCCGGCGACCATGCTGCACATCATCGCGGCGCTCGCGCTGATCGTGCTTTGGGTCTTTGCCATCTTCTGGCACCTGACCACCGGCACATGGAAACACTACGTGCCCACCCGCGACGGCCTGTTTCGCGTCGCCAAATTCTATATCTGGGACATCTTCAAGGGTGATCCCCACCCCTACCGCAAGGCCTACTGGCGCAAGCACAACCCGCTTCAGGCCGTCACCTATCTTGCGCTCAAGGTCCTGCTTTTCCCGGCGGTATGGATCACCGGCCTGATGGCCCTTGGCTGGAACCTCTGGGAGGACACGCCGAATGCCCCCATGCTGGGCGCGCTGGTCTCCGACATTCACCTGCTGGCCGCCTACACCATCGCCGCCTTCGTCATTGCCCATGTCTACCTTCTGACCGTGGGCCATTCCTTCCGCGAGCATGTCAAACCGATGATCACCGGCTTTGACAAGATCGACCTGACCCCCGAGGAAGAGGCTTATCTCGAAGCCGATGAACCGGACCGCCTCAAGCCCTAA
- a CDS encoding patatin-like phospholipase family protein: MRKPKRINLALQGGGAHGAFTWGVLDRLLEDEKIEIAGISGTSAGALNGAAVKSGLLEGGRAGARANLEWLWEQMGAVQDMRMPAWMAGAMPQPGAVSGAMELLPPYIWADAMSRVVSPYVYGPLYSNPLKRIVEQFHYDTVCAAEGPAFFVGATNVHSGKIKVFRGAEITTKALLASACLPTLFKAVEIEGAHYWDGGYTGNPALFPLFEGDLPSDILIVHINPLERDEVPKSPQDIQNRINEISFNSSLLRELRAIHFVQRLLADGSLREGTMKRLYVHMIADDALMRDLSVATKLVPSPFTLHRLRDAGYAAAERFLKAHRDDLGQGSTVDMAAMYG, encoded by the coding sequence GTGAGGAAACCAAAGCGGATCAATCTGGCGCTACAGGGAGGCGGGGCGCATGGCGCCTTTACCTGGGGCGTTTTGGATCGTCTTCTGGAAGATGAGAAGATCGAGATCGCCGGAATCTCGGGCACCTCTGCCGGGGCCCTGAATGGAGCGGCGGTGAAGTCCGGGTTACTGGAGGGGGGACGCGCGGGCGCGCGGGCCAACCTTGAGTGGCTCTGGGAGCAGATGGGGGCGGTGCAGGATATGCGCATGCCGGCCTGGATGGCAGGCGCAATGCCGCAACCCGGCGCGGTGAGCGGGGCAATGGAGCTGTTGCCGCCCTACATATGGGCCGATGCCATGAGCCGGGTGGTGAGCCCCTATGTTTACGGGCCGCTATATTCCAATCCGTTGAAACGGATCGTGGAGCAGTTTCATTATGACACGGTTTGCGCCGCGGAGGGGCCCGCGTTTTTCGTGGGGGCCACCAATGTGCACAGTGGAAAGATCAAGGTGTTTCGTGGCGCGGAGATTACCACCAAGGCACTTTTGGCCTCGGCCTGTTTGCCGACACTGTTCAAGGCTGTCGAGATCGAGGGCGCGCATTATTGGGATGGTGGCTATACCGGCAATCCGGCGCTGTTCCCCTTGTTCGAGGGGGATTTGCCCAGTGATATCCTGATCGTGCATATCAACCCCCTGGAACGCGACGAGGTCCCGAAAAGCCCGCAGGACATACAGAACCGGATCAACGAGATCAGTTTCAACTCATCCTTGTTGCGCGAGTTGCGGGCGATTCACTTCGTTCAGCGATTGCTGGCGGACGGGTCGCTGCGTGAGGGGACGATGAAGCGGCTTTACGTGCATATGATCGCCGATGATGCGCTCATGCGGGACTTGTCGGTGGCAACGAAACTGGTTCCGTCCCCCTTTACGCTGCATAGGTTGCGCGACGCGGGATATGCGGCGGCGGAGCGGTTCCTGAAGGCGCATCGGGATGATCTGGGGCAGGGCAGCACGGTGGATATGGCCGCCATGTATGGTTAG
- a CDS encoding 3-hydroxybutyrate dehydrogenase: protein MSVKGKTAIITGSNSGIGLGIAEELAKAGAKVILNSFTDNEEDHALAERIGKAHGVEARYIKADMSKPDECRALVEQAGACDILVNNAGIQHVAGIEEFPNEKWDAIIAINLSSAFHTTAAALPIMRKSGWGRVINVASAHGLRASPFKSAYVAAKHGVVGLTKVTALETAQEPITANAICPGYVLTPLVEAQIPDTMKEYDMSREDVIKDVMLTRQPSKEFATVEQLGGTALYLCSDAAAQVTGTTISVDGGWTAM from the coding sequence ATGAGCGTCAAAGGAAAGACCGCGATCATCACCGGATCGAATTCCGGTATCGGGCTGGGAATCGCCGAGGAACTGGCCAAGGCCGGGGCGAAGGTGATTCTGAATTCCTTCACGGACAATGAGGAGGACCACGCCCTGGCCGAGCGAATCGGCAAGGCGCATGGCGTCGAGGCGCGGTACATCAAGGCGGATATGTCGAAGCCCGATGAGTGCCGGGCATTGGTCGAACAGGCGGGGGCCTGTGACATCCTGGTGAACAACGCGGGTATTCAGCATGTGGCGGGGATCGAGGAATTCCCGAACGAGAAATGGGACGCGATCATCGCCATCAACCTGAGTTCGGCGTTTCACACCACTGCCGCCGCCCTGCCGATAATGCGCAAATCGGGCTGGGGCCGGGTGATCAATGTGGCGAGTGCCCACGGATTGCGGGCCAGCCCCTTCAAATCGGCCTATGTGGCGGCCAAGCACGGGGTCGTGGGCCTGACCAAGGTGACCGCACTGGAAACCGCGCAGGAGCCGATCACGGCCAATGCGATTTGCCCCGGCTATGTTCTGACCCCGTTGGTCGAGGCGCAGATCCCCGACACCATGAAGGAATACGACATGAGCCGCGAGGATGTGATCAAGGACGTCATGCTGACGCGGCAACCGTCGAAAGAGTTCGCCACGGTCGAGCAACTGGGGGGCACGGCGCTTTACCTGTGTTCGGATGCGGCGGCGCAGGTGACGGGCACGACGATCAGTGTCGATGGTGGCTGGACCGCGATGTAA
- a CDS encoding extracellular solute-binding protein: protein MRPEFFRATGLAATLFLLLSGTLPGHAEKAHGIAMYGQPALPPDFVSLPYANPEAPKGGKVVTGNVGSFDSLNPFILKGSAPWQLRYLTHESLMGRSWDEPFTLYGLLAESIETGPNREWVEFTLREEARFSDGAPVTVEDAIWSYEVLGTQGHPRYRAFWDKVETIEQTGARSLRLTFNEDDRELALIAGLRPILQKSQWQGKDFSEGTINDIPLGSAPYVVEDFEVGRHVVLKRNPDYWGRDLPLRQGVHNFDEIRIEFYGDNTVLKEAFKAKAVSYIREFNAERWQNQYDFPAVQSGEIVLSEIPHRKPSGMTGFVMNTRNAPLDDWRVRSALIHAFNFEYINDTLTGGRQPRITSYFSGSDLAMQPGPAKGPVRDLLAPFSDSLLPGTLEGYELPKGDGSKRNRRNLRRAMDLLNEAGWTVQDGLLRNAAGEAMELTVLLQQDALIQQATAIMDIYARALERLGITLTVQSTDKAQYNERQRVYDFDLTFARWSLSLSPGNEQLYYWGSKAADQPGSRNLMGMKSPAAEAMVRTMLTATTFEEFTAAVRALDRVLISGRYVIPIHSYAVGRIAHLRELRYPQDRLPIYGDGIGFLPTVWWHEAD, encoded by the coding sequence ATGAGACCAGAATTTTTCCGCGCCACCGGCCTCGCGGCCACCCTGTTTTTACTTTTGTCAGGCACCCTGCCCGGCCACGCAGAGAAGGCGCATGGCATAGCTATGTATGGTCAACCCGCCCTTCCACCTGATTTTGTGTCCCTCCCCTATGCCAACCCGGAGGCCCCCAAGGGCGGCAAGGTTGTCACCGGTAACGTCGGCAGCTTCGATTCGCTCAATCCCTTCATCCTCAAAGGCAGCGCGCCGTGGCAGCTTCGCTACCTGACTCACGAATCCCTGATGGGCCGCTCCTGGGACGAACCATTCACCCTCTACGGCCTTCTCGCCGAATCGATCGAGACCGGACCGAATCGCGAGTGGGTGGAATTCACCCTGCGCGAGGAGGCCCGATTCTCCGACGGCGCCCCCGTCACCGTCGAGGATGCGATCTGGTCTTACGAGGTTCTGGGCACCCAAGGCCACCCGCGCTACCGCGCGTTCTGGGACAAGGTCGAGACGATCGAACAAACCGGCGCGCGCAGCCTGCGCCTGACCTTCAACGAGGACGACCGCGAGCTGGCCCTCATCGCTGGCCTGCGCCCGATCCTTCAGAAGTCGCAATGGCAGGGCAAGGACTTCAGCGAGGGCACGATCAACGACATTCCCCTTGGCTCGGCCCCTTATGTCGTCGAGGACTTCGAGGTGGGCCGCCATGTCGTTCTCAAGCGCAACCCCGATTACTGGGGGCGTGACCTGCCCCTGCGCCAAGGTGTCCATAACTTCGATGAGATCCGCATCGAATTCTACGGCGACAACACCGTGTTGAAAGAAGCCTTCAAGGCCAAGGCCGTCTCCTACATTCGCGAATTCAACGCCGAACGCTGGCAAAACCAGTATGATTTTCCGGCGGTGCAATCGGGTGAAATCGTCCTGTCCGAGATTCCGCACCGCAAACCCTCGGGCATGACCGGATTTGTCATGAACACCCGCAACGCGCCGCTGGATGACTGGCGGGTGCGCTCGGCGCTGATCCACGCCTTCAATTTCGAGTATATCAACGACACGCTCACCGGCGGGCGGCAACCGCGCATCACATCGTATTTCTCGGGTTCCGATCTGGCGATGCAGCCCGGCCCGGCCAAAGGCCCGGTGCGTGATTTGCTGGCACCTTTCTCCGACAGTCTCCTTCCCGGCACGCTTGAGGGCTATGAACTGCCCAAGGGTGATGGCTCCAAACGCAACCGCCGCAACCTGCGCCGCGCGATGGACCTCCTGAACGAGGCCGGCTGGACCGTGCAGGACGGTCTTCTGCGCAACGCGGCGGGCGAGGCGATGGAACTTACCGTGCTCCTGCAACAGGACGCCCTCATCCAGCAGGCCACGGCCATCATGGATATCTACGCCCGCGCGCTGGAACGCCTCGGGATTACGCTGACCGTGCAATCCACGGACAAGGCGCAGTACAACGAACGCCAAAGGGTCTATGACTTCGACCTGACCTTTGCCCGCTGGTCGCTCAGCCTCAGCCCCGGCAACGAACAGCTTTACTATTGGGGCTCCAAGGCCGCCGACCAACCGGGCAGCCGCAACCTCATGGGCATGAAAAGCCCCGCCGCCGAGGCCATGGTGCGCACCATGCTCACCGCCACCACCTTTGAAGAATTCACCGCCGCCGTCCGCGCACTGGACCGGGTGTTGATTTCTGGTCGCTATGTGATCCCGATTCACTCTTACGCCGTTGGCCGCATTGCCCATTTGCGCGAATTACGGTATCCACAGGATCGCTTACCGATCTACGGGGACGGCATCGGCTTTCTCCCCACGGTCTGGTGGCACGAGGCAGACTAA
- a CDS encoding entericidin EcnA/B family protein, translating to MKKLIAFALIATLAGCATVDGVGRDISGAARGVQSWF from the coding sequence ATGAAGAAACTGATCGCTTTCGCCCTGATCGCGACCCTCGCCGGTTGTGCAACCGTTGATGGCGTCGGCCGTGACATTTCGGGTGCGGCGCGCGGGGTCCAAAGCTGGTTCTGA
- a CDS encoding DUF1330 domain-containing protein has product MPKGYWVGHMDIDDPAEYESYKAANAAPFAEYGARFLVRGGPFECVEGQTRARTVIIEFPSYQAALDCYHSEGYQKAKALRDPVAHGDLVIVEGYDEG; this is encoded by the coding sequence ATGCCAAAAGGCTACTGGGTGGGTCACATGGATATCGACGACCCCGCAGAATACGAAAGCTACAAAGCCGCCAATGCGGCGCCCTTCGCAGAATATGGCGCGCGTTTTCTCGTCCGTGGCGGCCCCTTCGAATGCGTCGAGGGGCAAACCCGTGCCCGCACCGTCATCATCGAGTTTCCCAGCTATCAGGCCGCGCTCGATTGTTACCATTCCGAAGGGTATCAAAAGGCCAAGGCATTGCGTGATCCGGTGGCGCACGGCGATCTGGTGATCGTCGAAGGCTACGACGAGGGATAA
- a CDS encoding TerB family tellurite resistance protein, whose protein sequence is MFSGILNAFKAPKPEPLPEPDAKLALGALLVRVALSDHRYRIEEIGRIDRLLARINGLNPIDAAKMRATCEKLEKQAPDTQDFAHLIRETVSFEARIDALEAMWEVVLADGVRRDEEIAVIQTAQEALGLSQSDSDAARSRAESEM, encoded by the coding sequence ATGTTCTCCGGCATCCTCAACGCGTTCAAGGCCCCCAAACCCGAACCACTCCCCGAACCGGATGCCAAGCTGGCGCTTGGCGCGCTCCTGGTCCGCGTGGCACTCTCGGATCACCGCTACCGGATCGAGGAAATCGGCCGTATCGACCGCCTGCTGGCCCGGATCAACGGCCTCAACCCGATTGACGCCGCCAAGATGCGCGCCACCTGCGAGAAACTGGAAAAACAGGCCCCCGACACACAGGACTTTGCCCATCTCATCCGCGAAACCGTCAGTTTCGAGGCTCGAATCGATGCGCTAGAAGCCATGTGGGAGGTGGTGCTGGCCGATGGCGTCCGCCGCGACGAGGAAATCGCCGTTATCCAGACCGCACAAGAGGCGCTTGGCCTCTCGCAAAGTGATAGCGACGCAGCCCGAAGCCGCGCCGAATCCGAAATGTAA
- a CDS encoding TerB family tellurite resistance protein, which yields MFADFIKSLLQDNPAPLTDGDARIPLTALLVRIARSDNDYAASEMIRIEQIAQTRFGLSKTEAARLRADAEQFESEAPDTVRFTRAIKDAVPYEDRIGVVEALWEVALADGERDQDEDALIRLAANLLGVNDRDSALARQRVSATS from the coding sequence ATGTTCGCAGATTTCATCAAGTCCCTCTTGCAGGATAATCCCGCCCCCCTCACCGATGGGGATGCGCGCATTCCGCTCACGGCGCTTCTGGTGCGCATCGCCCGGTCCGACAACGACTATGCGGCCTCCGAAATGATCCGCATCGAACAGATCGCCCAAACGCGTTTCGGCCTCAGCAAGACCGAGGCCGCCCGCTTGCGTGCCGATGCCGAACAATTCGAATCCGAAGCACCCGACACCGTCCGTTTCACCCGCGCCATCAAGGATGCCGTTCCTTACGAGGACCGTATCGGCGTGGTCGAAGCCCTTTGGGAAGTGGCCCTTGCCGACGGTGAGCGCGATCAAGACGAAGACGCTTTGATCCGCCTTGCCGCAAATCTCCTGGGGGTCAATGATCGCGACAGCGCACTGGCCCGCCAAAGGGTCAGCGCCACATCATGA
- a CDS encoding ABC transporter ATP-binding protein yields MANDTPVIEIRNLHKAYGALEVIKGVDITAHKGDVISLIGSSGSGKSTILRCANLLEDSQQGDILFKGEPVKWRGEGLHRHPADPHQVLRIRTNLSMVFQQFNLWAHMTVLQNVMEAPVTVLGRDRVEVEKAARGYLDKVGIGDKADVYPAQMSGGQQQRAAIARALCMEPEALLFDEPTSALDPELEQEVVRVIKDLASEGRTMMIVTHDMKMAADVSDHVVFLHQGLIEEQGAPDALFGTPKSERLQQFLSSTMAA; encoded by the coding sequence TTGGCCAACGACACGCCTGTCATTGAAATTCGCAACCTGCACAAGGCCTATGGTGCGCTCGAAGTGATCAAGGGTGTCGACATCACCGCCCACAAGGGCGATGTGATCTCGCTGATCGGCTCCTCCGGCTCGGGCAAATCCACCATCCTGCGCTGCGCCAACCTTCTCGAAGACAGCCAACAGGGCGATATCCTCTTCAAGGGCGAGCCGGTGAAATGGCGTGGTGAGGGCCTGCACCGCCACCCCGCCGACCCACATCAGGTTCTGCGCATCCGCACCAATCTGTCCATGGTCTTCCAGCAGTTTAACCTCTGGGCGCATATGACCGTCCTGCAAAACGTCATGGAAGCCCCCGTAACCGTGCTGGGCCGCGACCGCGTCGAGGTGGAAAAAGCCGCCCGTGGGTATCTCGACAAGGTCGGCATCGGCGACAAGGCCGATGTCTACCCCGCGCAAATGTCCGGCGGCCAGCAACAGCGCGCCGCCATCGCCCGCGCGCTATGCATGGAGCCCGAGGCACTTTTGTTCGATGAGCCCACCTCCGCCCTCGACCCCGAGCTGGAACAGGAGGTGGTCCGGGTCATCAAGGATCTGGCCAGCGAAGGCCGCACCATGATGATCGTCACCCACGACATGAAAATGGCGGCGGATGTCTCCGATCACGTCGTTTTCCTGCACCAAGGGCTGATCGAGGAACAGGGCGCACCAGACGCCCTCTTCGGCACCCCCAAATCCGAGCGGCTGCAACAGTTCCTAAGCTCGACAATGGCCGCTTGA
- a CDS encoding transporter substrate-binding domain-containing protein, whose amino-acid sequence MKKLILSTAALAFTASFAMAQDVVRMGTEGAYPPWNFLNDNGEVDGFERELGDELCKRAELNCEWVTNEWDSIIPNLVSGNYDVIIAGMSITDDRDEVIDFTQNYTPPDPSAYAAMSDGVDVENGVIAAQTGTIQAGYVADSGATLVEFASPEETLAAVRNGEADAVLADKSFLAPFVDEDPDLVFTGPDVPLGGGVGMGVRESDTELRETFDAAIQSMKDDGSLNEMITKWDVSSTF is encoded by the coding sequence ATGAAAAAACTGATCCTCTCCACCGCGGCACTGGCCTTTACCGCCAGCTTCGCCATGGCACAGGACGTGGTGCGCATGGGCACCGAGGGCGCCTACCCTCCGTGGAACTTCCTCAATGACAACGGCGAGGTCGACGGATTCGAACGTGAGCTTGGCGACGAGCTGTGCAAGCGTGCCGAACTCAACTGCGAATGGGTCACGAACGAGTGGGATTCGATCATCCCCAACCTCGTGTCGGGCAACTACGATGTGATCATCGCCGGGATGTCCATCACCGACGACCGCGACGAAGTCATCGACTTCACCCAGAACTACACGCCGCCCGACCCCTCGGCCTATGCCGCGATGTCCGATGGCGTGGACGTTGAAAACGGTGTGATCGCCGCACAAACCGGCACGATTCAGGCCGGGTACGTGGCCGATTCCGGCGCGACGCTGGTCGAATTCGCCTCGCCCGAGGAAACCCTCGCCGCCGTCCGCAACGGCGAGGCCGACGCGGTTCTGGCCGATAAATCCTTCCTCGCGCCCTTCGTTGATGAAGACCCCGATCTTGTCTTCACCGGCCCCGATGTACCGCTCGGCGGTGGCGTGGGCATGGGTGTTCGCGAATCCGATACCGAACTGCGCGAGACCTTCGATGCCGCCATCCAGTCGATGAAAGACGATGGGTCGCTCAACGAGATGATCACCAAGTGGGACGTGTCTTCCACCTTCTGA
- a CDS encoding ABC transporter permease: MFSYCADPETLSGLTWLSCYLTTGKHMAFYTSFGVVLLLLAITAPTALAFGFGGAAAARSRFLPLQLFGKGYIAIVRGVPDIAFFLFFVIALDQGFEWMRHQVLCPDWDQPIRQGNDFVVCQAAKLPLGNAPQWIHETYGFLLAVLTFAIVFGAFAANVLFGAMRAVPHAQLETAEAYGMTRRQTFWRILVPQMWVYALPGLSNLWMVLIKATPLLFLLGVEDIVYWARELGATANPRFTQYPHGDWRMWYFFALLVFYLGFTRVSEVLLERLMQKLTHGQATTGGEAQRKANA, encoded by the coding sequence ATGTTCTCCTACTGTGCTGATCCTGAAACGCTCTCGGGCCTGACATGGCTGTCGTGCTACCTCACGACGGGCAAGCACATGGCGTTTTACACATCCTTCGGTGTCGTCCTGCTGTTGCTGGCCATCACCGCACCCACGGCGCTTGCTTTCGGCTTTGGCGGGGCGGCGGCGGCCCGCTCGCGATTTTTGCCGCTGCAACTCTTCGGCAAGGGCTATATCGCCATCGTGCGCGGCGTGCCCGACATCGCCTTTTTCCTGTTTTTCGTCATCGCCCTCGATCAAGGTTTCGAATGGATGCGCCACCAAGTGCTTTGCCCCGACTGGGATCAACCCATCCGGCAAGGCAATGATTTCGTCGTCTGCCAGGCCGCCAAGCTGCCCCTCGGCAACGCACCGCAATGGATTCATGAAACCTATGGCTTCCTGCTGGCTGTGCTGACCTTCGCCATCGTTTTCGGCGCCTTCGCGGCCAATGTCCTTTTCGGTGCCATGCGCGCCGTGCCCCACGCCCAACTGGAAACCGCCGAGGCCTACGGCATGACCCGTCGGCAAACCTTCTGGCGCATCCTCGTGCCGCAAATGTGGGTTTATGCCCTGCCCGGCCTCAGCAACCTCTGGATGGTGCTGATCAAGGCCACGCCGCTTTTGTTCCTGCTGGGGGTCGAGGATATCGTCTACTGGGCGCGCGAACTGGGGGCCACGGCCAACCCGCGCTTCACCCAGTACCCGCACGGCGACTGGCGCATGTGGTACTTCTTCGCGCTGCTGGTCTTCTATCTGGGCTTTACACGGGTGTCCGAGGTTCTGCTCGAACGCCTGATGCAAAAGCTGACCCACGGCCAAGCCACCACCGGCGGTGAAGCGCAACGAAAGGCCAACGCATGA
- a CDS encoding ABC transporter permease — protein MSCWETIADYGLRSLGIGERLLPRENFTLCQQVTLIGSGLLWNIYFGVLALFSGFFLATTVALGKFSKNRILRKASEWFIFVFRGSPLFIQFFFAYFAFQSLKTVAPIFDPFSAAWLGALIVLFLNTAAYSGEIFYGALRSIPKGDVEAADAYGFSGWARFRRIIWPTMLRLAWPAYTNEAIFLFHATTLVFFSGFPAWQQRGDALYYASYFADKTFNPFVPYPILAGYFILLTLLVIGFFGLINKRLNRHLPQAAKRRLRLRVNLIR, from the coding sequence ATGAGCTGCTGGGAAACCATCGCGGATTACGGCTTGCGCAGCCTCGGCATCGGCGAACGCCTGCTGCCGCGTGAAAACTTCACGCTCTGCCAACAGGTAACCCTGATCGGCTCCGGCCTTCTGTGGAACATCTACTTCGGCGTACTGGCCCTGTTCAGCGGCTTTTTCCTCGCGACGACCGTGGCCCTCGGCAAGTTCTCGAAAAACCGGATTCTACGCAAAGCTTCGGAATGGTTCATCTTCGTCTTCCGCGGCTCACCGCTCTTCATCCAGTTCTTCTTCGCCTATTTCGCCTTTCAATCGCTAAAGACCGTCGCCCCGATCTTCGATCCCTTCTCGGCGGCATGGCTGGGCGCGCTGATCGTGCTTTTCCTCAACACCGCCGCCTACTCGGGCGAGATTTTCTATGGTGCCCTGCGCTCCATTCCCAAGGGCGATGTGGAAGCCGCCGATGCCTATGGCTTCTCGGGTTGGGCGCGGTTCCGCCGGATCATCTGGCCCACCATGCTGCGGCTGGCCTGGCCCGCCTACACGAACGAGGCGATCTTCCTGTTTCACGCCACGACGCTTGTCTTCTTCTCGGGCTTTCCGGCGTGGCAACAAAGGGGCGATGCGCTCTATTACGCCAGCTACTTTGCCGACAAGACGTTCAACCCCTTCGTCCCCTACCCCATTCTCGCGGGCTATTTCATCCTGCTGACGCTGCTGGTCATCGGGTTTTTCGGGCTGATCAACAAACGCCTTAACCGGCACCTGCCGCAAGCGGCCAAGCGCCGGTTAAGGCTTCGCGTCAACCTGATCCGCTAG
- the ispG gene encoding flavodoxin-dependent (E)-4-hydroxy-3-methylbut-2-enyl-diphosphate synthase: protein MSLNPIRPWRNIYRRKSRQIHVGNVPVGGDAPISVQTMTNTDTTDVAATVAQVQAAAEVGADIVRVSVPDEASARALKDIVRESPVPIVADIHFHYRRGIEAAEAGAACLRINPGNIGDEKRVREVIAAARDHGCSMRIGVNAGSLEKHLLEKYGEPCPDAMVESGMEHMRILQDNDFHDFKISVKASDVFMAAAAYQQLAEACDAPIHLGITEAGGLMSGTIKSSIGLGQLLWMGIGDTMRVSLSADPVEEVKVGYEILKSLGLRHRGVNIISCPSCARQGFDVIKTVEALEQRLEHIKTPMSLSIIGCVVNGPGEALMTDVGFTGGGAGSGMVYLAGKASHKMTNDQMIDHIVEQVEKRAEEIEAGKAEATAAE, encoded by the coding sequence ATGTCGCTCAATCCTATTCGTCCGTGGCGTAATATATACCGCCGCAAGAGCCGCCAGATTCATGTGGGCAATGTGCCGGTTGGGGGTGATGCACCAATTTCCGTGCAGACCATGACCAATACCGACACCACCGATGTCGCGGCCACCGTGGCCCAGGTACAGGCGGCGGCCGAGGTGGGCGCGGACATCGTGCGGGTGTCTGTGCCGGATGAGGCCAGTGCCCGCGCGTTGAAAGACATCGTACGCGAAAGCCCGGTGCCCATCGTGGCGGATATTCATTTCCATTACCGTCGCGGGATCGAGGCCGCCGAGGCCGGGGCGGCCTGTTTGCGGATCAACCCGGGCAATATCGGCGATGAAAAGCGTGTGCGAGAGGTGATCGCAGCAGCGCGTGATCATGGCTGTTCCATGCGGATCGGGGTGAATGCCGGGAGCCTCGAAAAGCACCTCTTGGAAAAATACGGCGAGCCGTGCCCCGATGCCATGGTCGAGTCCGGCATGGAGCATATGCGCATCCTGCAAGATAACGATTTCCACGACTTCAAGATCAGTGTGAAAGCCAGTGACGTCTTCATGGCCGCTGCCGCCTATCAGCAATTGGCCGAGGCCTGTGACGCGCCCATCCACCTTGGGATCACCGAGGCCGGCGGGTTGATGAGCGGGACGATCAAATCCTCCATCGGGCTGGGGCAGCTTTTGTGGATGGGGATTGGTGATACAATGCGCGTGAGCCTGTCGGCCGACCCGGTGGAAGAGGTGAAGGTTGGCTATGAGATTTTGAAATCGCTTGGCCTGCGACACCGGGGGGTGAATATCATCTCCTGTCCAAGCTGTGCGCGGCAAGGCTTTGACGTGATCAAGACGGTCGAAGCACTGGAGCAGCGGTTGGAGCACATCAAGACCCCCATGAGCCTGAGCATCATCGGCTGTGTGGTGAATGGCCCCGGTGAAGCGCTGATGACCGATGTGGGCTTTACCGGCGGTGGCGCGGGCAGCGGGATGGTCTATCTGGCCGGGAAGGCCAGCCACAAGATGACCAACGACCAGATGATCGACCACATCGTCGAGCAGGTCGAAAAGCGCGCCGAGGAGATCGAGGCAGGCAAGGCCGAGGCCACGGCGGCGGAATAA